One window from the genome of Anolis sagrei isolate rAnoSag1 chromosome 4, rAnoSag1.mat, whole genome shotgun sequence encodes:
- the ADHFE1 gene encoding hydroxyacid-oxoacid transhydrogenase, mitochondrial isoform X2 — protein sequence MAVSNIRYGKGVTKEVGMDLHNLGAKKVCVMTDKNLSQLPPVKAVLDSLTTNGINFQVYDKVRVEPTDQSFMDAIMFAKKEEFDSYVAVGGGSVIDTCKTANLYASSPESEFLDYVNAPIGKGKPVNISLKPLIAVPTTAGTGSETTGVAIFDYKELKVKTGIASRAIKPLLGVIDPLHTLSMPERVTANTGFDVLCHALESYTALPYHQRSPCPSNPMNRPAYQGSNPISDVWAIQALRIVAKYFKRAIRNPEDEEARASMHLASAFAGIGFGNAGVHLCHGMSYPISGLVKNYKAKDYRVEHSLVPHGLSVVLTSPAVFTFTAPMCPERHLEAAQILGANISSSKVKDAGLILADTLREFLFDLNVDDGLSALGYSTADIPALVKGTLPQERVTKLSPRPQTEEELSALFEASMKLY from the exons ATGGCTGTTTCCAATATCCGATATGGAAAAGGAGTTACTAAAGAAGTGGGCATG GATCTGCATAATTTGGGTGCCAAAAAGGTTTGTGTGATGACAGATAAAAACCTTTCTCAGCTTCCTCCTGTGAAAGCAGTTCTGGATTCTCTGACCACAAATGGTATAAACTTCCAAGTGTATGACAAAGTCAGAGTGGAGCCAACAGACCAAAG CTTCATGGATGCCATCATGTTCGCTAAAAAGGAAGAGTTTGACTCCTATGTTGCTGTTGGTGGAGGTTCGGTCATAGATACTTGTAAAACTGCCAATCTGTATGCATCCAGCCCCGAATCAGAATTTTTGGATTATGTTAATGCTCCCATTGGAAAAGGCAAGCCTGTGAACATCTCTCTCAAACCATTGATTGCAG TACCTACAACTGCTGGAACTGGAAGTGAAACCACTGGAGTGGCTATTTTTGATTATAAAGAACTAAAAGTAAAAACTG GCATTGCTTCTAGAGCTATTAAGCCCTTATTGGGGGTAATTGACCCTCTACATACTCTTTCTATGCCTGAGCGTGTGACAGCTAATACTGGCTTTGATGTGCTTTG CCATGCCCTCGAATCCTATACTGCCCTTCCCTACCATCAGCGTAGTCCTTGTCCTTCAAATCCAATGAACCGACCAGCTTATCAAGGAAGTAATCCTATCAGTGATGTTTGGGCCATCCAAGCATTACGGATCGTTGCTAAATATTTCAAGAG AGCCATCAGGAACCCTGAAGATGAAGAAGCAAGGGCTAGCATGCATCTAGCAAGTGCTTTTGCTGGCATTGGCTTTGGAAATGCTGGCGTGCATCTGTG TCATGGCATGTCTTACCCTATTTCCGGTTTGGTGAAGAATTATAAAGCAAAGGATTATCGTGTGGAGCATTCTTTAGTG CCTCATGGTCTTTCCGTTGTCCTCACGTCCCCAGCCGTGTTTACTTTCACAGCACCAATGTGTCCTGAACGTCATTTGGAAGCTGCTCAAATACTGG GAGCTAACATCAGCAGTTCCAAAGTCAAAGATGCTGGGCTTATTTTGGCAGACACCCTCCGGGAATTCTTGTTTGACCTGAATGTTGATGATGGCCTATCCGCTCTTGGTTATTCTACAGCTGATATCCCTGCCTTAGTTAAAGGCACATTGCCCCAG gAACGAGTGACTAAATTATCTCCACGTCCCCAAACTGAAGAAGAATTATCTGCCCTATTTGAAGCTTCCATGAAACTATATTAG
- the ADHFE1 gene encoding hydroxyacid-oxoacid transhydrogenase, mitochondrial isoform X1, with protein sequence MAGGRERVALLLKQLHRASCACPAHSHVYSQGIGHVASGKTEYAFEMAVSNIRYGKGVTKEVGMDLHNLGAKKVCVMTDKNLSQLPPVKAVLDSLTTNGINFQVYDKVRVEPTDQSFMDAIMFAKKEEFDSYVAVGGGSVIDTCKTANLYASSPESEFLDYVNAPIGKGKPVNISLKPLIAVPTTAGTGSETTGVAIFDYKELKVKTGIASRAIKPLLGVIDPLHTLSMPERVTANTGFDVLCHALESYTALPYHQRSPCPSNPMNRPAYQGSNPISDVWAIQALRIVAKYFKRAIRNPEDEEARASMHLASAFAGIGFGNAGVHLCHGMSYPISGLVKNYKAKDYRVEHSLVPHGLSVVLTSPAVFTFTAPMCPERHLEAAQILGANISSSKVKDAGLILADTLREFLFDLNVDDGLSALGYSTADIPALVKGTLPQERVTKLSPRPQTEEELSALFEASMKLY encoded by the exons ATGTGCATGCCCTGCTCATTCCCATGTTTATTCACAAG GTATTGGACATGTTGCATCAGGGAAAACAGAGTATGCTTTTGAG ATGGCTGTTTCCAATATCCGATATGGAAAAGGAGTTACTAAAGAAGTGGGCATG GATCTGCATAATTTGGGTGCCAAAAAGGTTTGTGTGATGACAGATAAAAACCTTTCTCAGCTTCCTCCTGTGAAAGCAGTTCTGGATTCTCTGACCACAAATGGTATAAACTTCCAAGTGTATGACAAAGTCAGAGTGGAGCCAACAGACCAAAG CTTCATGGATGCCATCATGTTCGCTAAAAAGGAAGAGTTTGACTCCTATGTTGCTGTTGGTGGAGGTTCGGTCATAGATACTTGTAAAACTGCCAATCTGTATGCATCCAGCCCCGAATCAGAATTTTTGGATTATGTTAATGCTCCCATTGGAAAAGGCAAGCCTGTGAACATCTCTCTCAAACCATTGATTGCAG TACCTACAACTGCTGGAACTGGAAGTGAAACCACTGGAGTGGCTATTTTTGATTATAAAGAACTAAAAGTAAAAACTG GCATTGCTTCTAGAGCTATTAAGCCCTTATTGGGGGTAATTGACCCTCTACATACTCTTTCTATGCCTGAGCGTGTGACAGCTAATACTGGCTTTGATGTGCTTTG CCATGCCCTCGAATCCTATACTGCCCTTCCCTACCATCAGCGTAGTCCTTGTCCTTCAAATCCAATGAACCGACCAGCTTATCAAGGAAGTAATCCTATCAGTGATGTTTGGGCCATCCAAGCATTACGGATCGTTGCTAAATATTTCAAGAG AGCCATCAGGAACCCTGAAGATGAAGAAGCAAGGGCTAGCATGCATCTAGCAAGTGCTTTTGCTGGCATTGGCTTTGGAAATGCTGGCGTGCATCTGTG TCATGGCATGTCTTACCCTATTTCCGGTTTGGTGAAGAATTATAAAGCAAAGGATTATCGTGTGGAGCATTCTTTAGTG CCTCATGGTCTTTCCGTTGTCCTCACGTCCCCAGCCGTGTTTACTTTCACAGCACCAATGTGTCCTGAACGTCATTTGGAAGCTGCTCAAATACTGG GAGCTAACATCAGCAGTTCCAAAGTCAAAGATGCTGGGCTTATTTTGGCAGACACCCTCCGGGAATTCTTGTTTGACCTGAATGTTGATGATGGCCTATCCGCTCTTGGTTATTCTACAGCTGATATCCCTGCCTTAGTTAAAGGCACATTGCCCCAG gAACGAGTGACTAAATTATCTCCACGTCCCCAAACTGAAGAAGAATTATCTGCCCTATTTGAAGCTTCCATGAAACTATATTAG